The Triticum aestivum cultivar Chinese Spring chromosome 3A, IWGSC CS RefSeq v2.1, whole genome shotgun sequence genome includes a region encoding these proteins:
- the LOC123063017 gene encoding snRNA-activating protein complex subunit isoform X1, which translates to MAAAGEEAECSAAAEERPREPFARGGPVFIPYMVGPVCTVPEFISSTLREVQSLRDELGDPGDEFDDELCVDDLRVLSEEELVERALREAMEEGWDCGAPSQSADQSSGAPSQPLDQRLDGGTCRMSASSTPGNETVPSSASAETQSSVSAPGDMAIGLHEPQGSNGKTRGGKRKTRERNGNNGALTSDSTAERETSGSPVELAIVPHESEGSKGKPRGRKGKDVTSSTPSIESETPVLPSEDMSVVPHDPEGTDGQTERKKCKKRGRHFDREVRAHILQGSYLSKAEKMSEIMVKQEDDKRAARLHSFSGDSVMSKGSKASAEKIDLAKSLKYNSAHSAPWKNKASKSDEHMPIVYPEAILCVEIYECRHGSVKNQEFLVLGSQLLTDLKDNIYCSTNKLMELNKLHNHSGYFLIEDTFYNDTRHYSAVDYSKPILDWLDNSSDEVAEKWDAISSGVLKKRQKDLLKGLHISNVPEFKSANMQSTYFSDLHFRLGAGYLYCHQGNCKHTFVIRDMRLIHPEDTQNQAEYPLMTFQMQRRFQKCSVCQIYLATKMTVDDKWAPNNPCYFCKQCYYLLHYKEDDSLLYHHTVYDYFQE; encoded by the exons atggcggcggctggggaggaggcggagtgctccgccgccgccgaagaGCGGCCGCGCGAGCCCTTCGCCCGCGGCGGCCCGGTGTTCATCCCCTACATGGTGGGCCCTGTCTGCACCGTCCCCGAGTTCATCTCCTCCACGCTCCGCGAGGTTCAG TCCCTGCGTGACGAATTGGGCGACCCCGGGGACGAGTTCGATGACGAGCTATG CGTTGATGACCTGAGGGTGCTCTCTGAGGAGGAGCTTGTGGAGCGCGCTCTCCGGGAGGCTATGGAG GAGGGCTGGGACTGTGGCGCTCCATCACAATCAGCAGATCAGAGTTCTGGCGCTCCATCACAGCCATTGGATCAAAGGTTAGATGGGGG CACATGCAGAATGTCAGCGAGTTCCACCCCTGGAAATGAGACTGTCCCCTCAAGCGCATCAGCTGAAACACAAAGTTCAGTATCAGCTCCCGGTGATATGGCAATTGGACTGCATGAACCACAAGGCAGCAATGGGAAAACAAGAGGTGGAAAGAGGAAAACCAGAGAGAGGAATGGAAACAATGGTGCCCTCACCTCAGATTCAACAGCTGAAAGAGAGACATCTGGATCACCCGTTGAGTTGGCGATTGTACCACATGAATCAGAAGGGAGCAAGGGGAAACCCAGAGGCAGAAAGGGTAAAGATGTAACCTCTTCAACTCCATCAATTGAAAGTGAAACACCTGTATTGCCTAGTGAGGATATGTCAGTTGTTCCTCATGATCCAGAAGGTACAGATGGTCAAACAGAACGTAAAAAGTGTAAAAAGAGAGGCAGGCATTTTGATCGGGAAGTTCGAGCGCATATTTTACAG GGGAGTTATCTTAGTAAAGCAGAGAAGATGTCAGAGATCATGGTAAAGCAAGAAGATGACAAACGTGCAGCAAGGCTGCACTCATTCAG TGGTGATTCTGTGATGTCCAAAGGCTCTAAGGCATCGGCGGAGAAAATTGACTTGGCAAAATCTCTTAAATACAACAGTGCCCACAGTGCCCCCTGGAAG AACAAAGCTTCGAAATCTGACGAACACATGCCTATAGTTTATCCAGAAGCAATTCTTTGTGTCGAAATTTATGAGTGCAGGCATGGCTCTGTGAAA AATCAGGAATTTCTTGTGTTGGGGAGCCAGCTCCTCACAGATCTGAAGGACAATATTTACTGTTCGACTAATAAGTTGATGGAGTTGAACAAGCTACACAATCATTCTGGCTATTTTCTTATTGAG GACACGTTCTACAATGACACTAGACATTATTCTGCCGTTGATTACAGTAAGCCTATACTTGACTGGCTTGACAATTCCAGTGATGAGGTGGCGGAGAAGTGGGACGCCATTAGTTCTGGCGTGTTGAAGAAACGACAAAAGGACTTATTGAAGGGCTTGCATATTTCAAATGTGCCCGAGTTTAAATCTGCAAACATGCAAAGTACCTACTTTTCAGACCTGCACTTCCGGCTTGGTGCCGGGTACCTCTACTGCCACCAG GGGAACTGCAAGCACACGTTTGTGATTAGAGACATGAGGCTGATCCACCCGGAGGACACGCAGAACCAAGCGGAGTACCCTCTCATGACGTTCCAAATGCAGAGGCGTTTCCAGAAGTGTTCAGTGTGCCAGATCTACCTCGCCACGAAGATGACGGTGGACGATAAATGGGCTCCCAATAATCCCTGCTATTTCTGCAAGCAGTGCTACTACCTCCTCCACTACAAGGAGGACGACTCGCTGTTATACCATCATACCGTGTATGATTACTTCCAAGAGTAG
- the LOC123063017 gene encoding snRNA-activating protein complex subunit isoform X2 encodes MAAAGEEAECSAAAEERPREPFARGGPVFIPYMVGPVCTVPEFISSTLRESLRDELGDPGDEFDDELCVDDLRVLSEEELVERALREAMEEGWDCGAPSQSADQSSGAPSQPLDQRLDGGTCRMSASSTPGNETVPSSASAETQSSVSAPGDMAIGLHEPQGSNGKTRGGKRKTRERNGNNGALTSDSTAERETSGSPVELAIVPHESEGSKGKPRGRKGKDVTSSTPSIESETPVLPSEDMSVVPHDPEGTDGQTERKKCKKRGRHFDREVRAHILQGSYLSKAEKMSEIMVKQEDDKRAARLHSFSGDSVMSKGSKASAEKIDLAKSLKYNSAHSAPWKNKASKSDEHMPIVYPEAILCVEIYECRHGSVKNQEFLVLGSQLLTDLKDNIYCSTNKLMELNKLHNHSGYFLIEDTFYNDTRHYSAVDYSKPILDWLDNSSDEVAEKWDAISSGVLKKRQKDLLKGLHISNVPEFKSANMQSTYFSDLHFRLGAGYLYCHQGNCKHTFVIRDMRLIHPEDTQNQAEYPLMTFQMQRRFQKCSVCQIYLATKMTVDDKWAPNNPCYFCKQCYYLLHYKEDDSLLYHHTVYDYFQE; translated from the exons atggcggcggctggggaggaggcggagtgctccgccgccgccgaagaGCGGCCGCGCGAGCCCTTCGCCCGCGGCGGCCCGGTGTTCATCCCCTACATGGTGGGCCCTGTCTGCACCGTCCCCGAGTTCATCTCCTCCACGCTCCGCGAG TCCCTGCGTGACGAATTGGGCGACCCCGGGGACGAGTTCGATGACGAGCTATG CGTTGATGACCTGAGGGTGCTCTCTGAGGAGGAGCTTGTGGAGCGCGCTCTCCGGGAGGCTATGGAG GAGGGCTGGGACTGTGGCGCTCCATCACAATCAGCAGATCAGAGTTCTGGCGCTCCATCACAGCCATTGGATCAAAGGTTAGATGGGGG CACATGCAGAATGTCAGCGAGTTCCACCCCTGGAAATGAGACTGTCCCCTCAAGCGCATCAGCTGAAACACAAAGTTCAGTATCAGCTCCCGGTGATATGGCAATTGGACTGCATGAACCACAAGGCAGCAATGGGAAAACAAGAGGTGGAAAGAGGAAAACCAGAGAGAGGAATGGAAACAATGGTGCCCTCACCTCAGATTCAACAGCTGAAAGAGAGACATCTGGATCACCCGTTGAGTTGGCGATTGTACCACATGAATCAGAAGGGAGCAAGGGGAAACCCAGAGGCAGAAAGGGTAAAGATGTAACCTCTTCAACTCCATCAATTGAAAGTGAAACACCTGTATTGCCTAGTGAGGATATGTCAGTTGTTCCTCATGATCCAGAAGGTACAGATGGTCAAACAGAACGTAAAAAGTGTAAAAAGAGAGGCAGGCATTTTGATCGGGAAGTTCGAGCGCATATTTTACAG GGGAGTTATCTTAGTAAAGCAGAGAAGATGTCAGAGATCATGGTAAAGCAAGAAGATGACAAACGTGCAGCAAGGCTGCACTCATTCAG TGGTGATTCTGTGATGTCCAAAGGCTCTAAGGCATCGGCGGAGAAAATTGACTTGGCAAAATCTCTTAAATACAACAGTGCCCACAGTGCCCCCTGGAAG AACAAAGCTTCGAAATCTGACGAACACATGCCTATAGTTTATCCAGAAGCAATTCTTTGTGTCGAAATTTATGAGTGCAGGCATGGCTCTGTGAAA AATCAGGAATTTCTTGTGTTGGGGAGCCAGCTCCTCACAGATCTGAAGGACAATATTTACTGTTCGACTAATAAGTTGATGGAGTTGAACAAGCTACACAATCATTCTGGCTATTTTCTTATTGAG GACACGTTCTACAATGACACTAGACATTATTCTGCCGTTGATTACAGTAAGCCTATACTTGACTGGCTTGACAATTCCAGTGATGAGGTGGCGGAGAAGTGGGACGCCATTAGTTCTGGCGTGTTGAAGAAACGACAAAAGGACTTATTGAAGGGCTTGCATATTTCAAATGTGCCCGAGTTTAAATCTGCAAACATGCAAAGTACCTACTTTTCAGACCTGCACTTCCGGCTTGGTGCCGGGTACCTCTACTGCCACCAG GGGAACTGCAAGCACACGTTTGTGATTAGAGACATGAGGCTGATCCACCCGGAGGACACGCAGAACCAAGCGGAGTACCCTCTCATGACGTTCCAAATGCAGAGGCGTTTCCAGAAGTGTTCAGTGTGCCAGATCTACCTCGCCACGAAGATGACGGTGGACGATAAATGGGCTCCCAATAATCCCTGCTATTTCTGCAAGCAGTGCTACTACCTCCTCCACTACAAGGAGGACGACTCGCTGTTATACCATCATACCGTGTATGATTACTTCCAAGAGTAG
- the LOC123063017 gene encoding snRNA-activating protein complex subunit isoform X4 yields the protein MAAAGEEAECSAAAEERPREPFARGGPVFIPYMVGPVCTVPEFISSTLREVQSLRDELGDPGDEFDDELCVDDLRVLSEEELVERALREAMEEGWDCGAPSQSADQSSGAPSQPLDQSTCRMSASSTPGNETVPSSASAETQSSVSAPGDMAIGLHEPQGSNGKTRGGKRKTRERNGNNGALTSDSTAERETSGSPVELAIVPHESEGSKGKPRGRKGKDVTSSTPSIESETPVLPSEDMSVVPHDPEGTDGQTERKKCKKRGRHFDREVRAHILQGSYLSKAEKMSEIMVKQEDDKRAARLHSFSGDSVMSKGSKASAEKIDLAKSLKYNSAHSAPWKNKASKSDEHMPIVYPEAILCVEIYECRHGSVKNQEFLVLGSQLLTDLKDNIYCSTNKLMELNKLHNHSGYFLIEDTFYNDTRHYSAVDYSKPILDWLDNSSDEVAEKWDAISSGVLKKRQKDLLKGLHISNVPEFKSANMQSTYFSDLHFRLGAGYLYCHQGNCKHTFVIRDMRLIHPEDTQNQAEYPLMTFQMQRRFQKCSVCQIYLATKMTVDDKWAPNNPCYFCKQCYYLLHYKEDDSLLYHHTVYDYFQE from the exons atggcggcggctggggaggaggcggagtgctccgccgccgccgaagaGCGGCCGCGCGAGCCCTTCGCCCGCGGCGGCCCGGTGTTCATCCCCTACATGGTGGGCCCTGTCTGCACCGTCCCCGAGTTCATCTCCTCCACGCTCCGCGAGGTTCAG TCCCTGCGTGACGAATTGGGCGACCCCGGGGACGAGTTCGATGACGAGCTATG CGTTGATGACCTGAGGGTGCTCTCTGAGGAGGAGCTTGTGGAGCGCGCTCTCCGGGAGGCTATGGAG GAGGGCTGGGACTGTGGCGCTCCATCACAATCAGCAGATCAGAGTTCTGGCGCTCCATCACAGCCATTGGATCAAAG CACATGCAGAATGTCAGCGAGTTCCACCCCTGGAAATGAGACTGTCCCCTCAAGCGCATCAGCTGAAACACAAAGTTCAGTATCAGCTCCCGGTGATATGGCAATTGGACTGCATGAACCACAAGGCAGCAATGGGAAAACAAGAGGTGGAAAGAGGAAAACCAGAGAGAGGAATGGAAACAATGGTGCCCTCACCTCAGATTCAACAGCTGAAAGAGAGACATCTGGATCACCCGTTGAGTTGGCGATTGTACCACATGAATCAGAAGGGAGCAAGGGGAAACCCAGAGGCAGAAAGGGTAAAGATGTAACCTCTTCAACTCCATCAATTGAAAGTGAAACACCTGTATTGCCTAGTGAGGATATGTCAGTTGTTCCTCATGATCCAGAAGGTACAGATGGTCAAACAGAACGTAAAAAGTGTAAAAAGAGAGGCAGGCATTTTGATCGGGAAGTTCGAGCGCATATTTTACAG GGGAGTTATCTTAGTAAAGCAGAGAAGATGTCAGAGATCATGGTAAAGCAAGAAGATGACAAACGTGCAGCAAGGCTGCACTCATTCAG TGGTGATTCTGTGATGTCCAAAGGCTCTAAGGCATCGGCGGAGAAAATTGACTTGGCAAAATCTCTTAAATACAACAGTGCCCACAGTGCCCCCTGGAAG AACAAAGCTTCGAAATCTGACGAACACATGCCTATAGTTTATCCAGAAGCAATTCTTTGTGTCGAAATTTATGAGTGCAGGCATGGCTCTGTGAAA AATCAGGAATTTCTTGTGTTGGGGAGCCAGCTCCTCACAGATCTGAAGGACAATATTTACTGTTCGACTAATAAGTTGATGGAGTTGAACAAGCTACACAATCATTCTGGCTATTTTCTTATTGAG GACACGTTCTACAATGACACTAGACATTATTCTGCCGTTGATTACAGTAAGCCTATACTTGACTGGCTTGACAATTCCAGTGATGAGGTGGCGGAGAAGTGGGACGCCATTAGTTCTGGCGTGTTGAAGAAACGACAAAAGGACTTATTGAAGGGCTTGCATATTTCAAATGTGCCCGAGTTTAAATCTGCAAACATGCAAAGTACCTACTTTTCAGACCTGCACTTCCGGCTTGGTGCCGGGTACCTCTACTGCCACCAG GGGAACTGCAAGCACACGTTTGTGATTAGAGACATGAGGCTGATCCACCCGGAGGACACGCAGAACCAAGCGGAGTACCCTCTCATGACGTTCCAAATGCAGAGGCGTTTCCAGAAGTGTTCAGTGTGCCAGATCTACCTCGCCACGAAGATGACGGTGGACGATAAATGGGCTCCCAATAATCCCTGCTATTTCTGCAAGCAGTGCTACTACCTCCTCCACTACAAGGAGGACGACTCGCTGTTATACCATCATACCGTGTATGATTACTTCCAAGAGTAG
- the LOC123063017 gene encoding snRNA-activating protein complex subunit isoform X6: MAAAGEEAECSAAAEERPREPFARGGPVFIPYMVGPVCTVPEFISSTLREVQSLRDELGDPGDEFDDELCVDDLRVLSEEELVERALREAMEEGWDCGAPSQSADQSSGAPSQPLDQRMSASSTPGNETVPSSASAETQSSVSAPGDMAIGLHEPQGSNGKTRGGKRKTRERNGNNGALTSDSTAERETSGSPVELAIVPHESEGSKGKPRGRKGKDVTSSTPSIESETPVLPSEDMSVVPHDPEGTDGQTERKKCKKRGRHFDREVRAHILQGSYLSKAEKMSEIMVKQEDDKRAARLHSFSGDSVMSKGSKASAEKIDLAKSLKYNSAHSAPWKNKASKSDEHMPIVYPEAILCVEIYECRHGSVKNQEFLVLGSQLLTDLKDNIYCSTNKLMELNKLHNHSGYFLIEDTFYNDTRHYSAVDYSKPILDWLDNSSDEVAEKWDAISSGVLKKRQKDLLKGLHISNVPEFKSANMQSTYFSDLHFRLGAGYLYCHQGNCKHTFVIRDMRLIHPEDTQNQAEYPLMTFQMQRRFQKCSVCQIYLATKMTVDDKWAPNNPCYFCKQCYYLLHYKEDDSLLYHHTVYDYFQE; the protein is encoded by the exons atggcggcggctggggaggaggcggagtgctccgccgccgccgaagaGCGGCCGCGCGAGCCCTTCGCCCGCGGCGGCCCGGTGTTCATCCCCTACATGGTGGGCCCTGTCTGCACCGTCCCCGAGTTCATCTCCTCCACGCTCCGCGAGGTTCAG TCCCTGCGTGACGAATTGGGCGACCCCGGGGACGAGTTCGATGACGAGCTATG CGTTGATGACCTGAGGGTGCTCTCTGAGGAGGAGCTTGTGGAGCGCGCTCTCCGGGAGGCTATGGAG GAGGGCTGGGACTGTGGCGCTCCATCACAATCAGCAGATCAGAGTTCTGGCGCTCCATCACAGCCATTGGATCAAAG AATGTCAGCGAGTTCCACCCCTGGAAATGAGACTGTCCCCTCAAGCGCATCAGCTGAAACACAAAGTTCAGTATCAGCTCCCGGTGATATGGCAATTGGACTGCATGAACCACAAGGCAGCAATGGGAAAACAAGAGGTGGAAAGAGGAAAACCAGAGAGAGGAATGGAAACAATGGTGCCCTCACCTCAGATTCAACAGCTGAAAGAGAGACATCTGGATCACCCGTTGAGTTGGCGATTGTACCACATGAATCAGAAGGGAGCAAGGGGAAACCCAGAGGCAGAAAGGGTAAAGATGTAACCTCTTCAACTCCATCAATTGAAAGTGAAACACCTGTATTGCCTAGTGAGGATATGTCAGTTGTTCCTCATGATCCAGAAGGTACAGATGGTCAAACAGAACGTAAAAAGTGTAAAAAGAGAGGCAGGCATTTTGATCGGGAAGTTCGAGCGCATATTTTACAG GGGAGTTATCTTAGTAAAGCAGAGAAGATGTCAGAGATCATGGTAAAGCAAGAAGATGACAAACGTGCAGCAAGGCTGCACTCATTCAG TGGTGATTCTGTGATGTCCAAAGGCTCTAAGGCATCGGCGGAGAAAATTGACTTGGCAAAATCTCTTAAATACAACAGTGCCCACAGTGCCCCCTGGAAG AACAAAGCTTCGAAATCTGACGAACACATGCCTATAGTTTATCCAGAAGCAATTCTTTGTGTCGAAATTTATGAGTGCAGGCATGGCTCTGTGAAA AATCAGGAATTTCTTGTGTTGGGGAGCCAGCTCCTCACAGATCTGAAGGACAATATTTACTGTTCGACTAATAAGTTGATGGAGTTGAACAAGCTACACAATCATTCTGGCTATTTTCTTATTGAG GACACGTTCTACAATGACACTAGACATTATTCTGCCGTTGATTACAGTAAGCCTATACTTGACTGGCTTGACAATTCCAGTGATGAGGTGGCGGAGAAGTGGGACGCCATTAGTTCTGGCGTGTTGAAGAAACGACAAAAGGACTTATTGAAGGGCTTGCATATTTCAAATGTGCCCGAGTTTAAATCTGCAAACATGCAAAGTACCTACTTTTCAGACCTGCACTTCCGGCTTGGTGCCGGGTACCTCTACTGCCACCAG GGGAACTGCAAGCACACGTTTGTGATTAGAGACATGAGGCTGATCCACCCGGAGGACACGCAGAACCAAGCGGAGTACCCTCTCATGACGTTCCAAATGCAGAGGCGTTTCCAGAAGTGTTCAGTGTGCCAGATCTACCTCGCCACGAAGATGACGGTGGACGATAAATGGGCTCCCAATAATCCCTGCTATTTCTGCAAGCAGTGCTACTACCTCCTCCACTACAAGGAGGACGACTCGCTGTTATACCATCATACCGTGTATGATTACTTCCAAGAGTAG
- the LOC123063017 gene encoding snRNA-activating protein complex subunit isoform X5, producing MAAAGEEAECSAAAEERPREPFARGGPVFIPYMVGPVCTVPEFISSTLRESLRDELGDPGDEFDDELCVDDLRVLSEEELVERALREAMEEGWDCGAPSQSADQSSGAPSQPLDQRLDGGMSASSTPGNETVPSSASAETQSSVSAPGDMAIGLHEPQGSNGKTRGGKRKTRERNGNNGALTSDSTAERETSGSPVELAIVPHESEGSKGKPRGRKGKDVTSSTPSIESETPVLPSEDMSVVPHDPEGTDGQTERKKCKKRGRHFDREVRAHILQGSYLSKAEKMSEIMVKQEDDKRAARLHSFSGDSVMSKGSKASAEKIDLAKSLKYNSAHSAPWKNKASKSDEHMPIVYPEAILCVEIYECRHGSVKNQEFLVLGSQLLTDLKDNIYCSTNKLMELNKLHNHSGYFLIEDTFYNDTRHYSAVDYSKPILDWLDNSSDEVAEKWDAISSGVLKKRQKDLLKGLHISNVPEFKSANMQSTYFSDLHFRLGAGYLYCHQGNCKHTFVIRDMRLIHPEDTQNQAEYPLMTFQMQRRFQKCSVCQIYLATKMTVDDKWAPNNPCYFCKQCYYLLHYKEDDSLLYHHTVYDYFQE from the exons atggcggcggctggggaggaggcggagtgctccgccgccgccgaagaGCGGCCGCGCGAGCCCTTCGCCCGCGGCGGCCCGGTGTTCATCCCCTACATGGTGGGCCCTGTCTGCACCGTCCCCGAGTTCATCTCCTCCACGCTCCGCGAG TCCCTGCGTGACGAATTGGGCGACCCCGGGGACGAGTTCGATGACGAGCTATG CGTTGATGACCTGAGGGTGCTCTCTGAGGAGGAGCTTGTGGAGCGCGCTCTCCGGGAGGCTATGGAG GAGGGCTGGGACTGTGGCGCTCCATCACAATCAGCAGATCAGAGTTCTGGCGCTCCATCACAGCCATTGGATCAAAGGTTAGATGGGGG AATGTCAGCGAGTTCCACCCCTGGAAATGAGACTGTCCCCTCAAGCGCATCAGCTGAAACACAAAGTTCAGTATCAGCTCCCGGTGATATGGCAATTGGACTGCATGAACCACAAGGCAGCAATGGGAAAACAAGAGGTGGAAAGAGGAAAACCAGAGAGAGGAATGGAAACAATGGTGCCCTCACCTCAGATTCAACAGCTGAAAGAGAGACATCTGGATCACCCGTTGAGTTGGCGATTGTACCACATGAATCAGAAGGGAGCAAGGGGAAACCCAGAGGCAGAAAGGGTAAAGATGTAACCTCTTCAACTCCATCAATTGAAAGTGAAACACCTGTATTGCCTAGTGAGGATATGTCAGTTGTTCCTCATGATCCAGAAGGTACAGATGGTCAAACAGAACGTAAAAAGTGTAAAAAGAGAGGCAGGCATTTTGATCGGGAAGTTCGAGCGCATATTTTACAG GGGAGTTATCTTAGTAAAGCAGAGAAGATGTCAGAGATCATGGTAAAGCAAGAAGATGACAAACGTGCAGCAAGGCTGCACTCATTCAG TGGTGATTCTGTGATGTCCAAAGGCTCTAAGGCATCGGCGGAGAAAATTGACTTGGCAAAATCTCTTAAATACAACAGTGCCCACAGTGCCCCCTGGAAG AACAAAGCTTCGAAATCTGACGAACACATGCCTATAGTTTATCCAGAAGCAATTCTTTGTGTCGAAATTTATGAGTGCAGGCATGGCTCTGTGAAA AATCAGGAATTTCTTGTGTTGGGGAGCCAGCTCCTCACAGATCTGAAGGACAATATTTACTGTTCGACTAATAAGTTGATGGAGTTGAACAAGCTACACAATCATTCTGGCTATTTTCTTATTGAG GACACGTTCTACAATGACACTAGACATTATTCTGCCGTTGATTACAGTAAGCCTATACTTGACTGGCTTGACAATTCCAGTGATGAGGTGGCGGAGAAGTGGGACGCCATTAGTTCTGGCGTGTTGAAGAAACGACAAAAGGACTTATTGAAGGGCTTGCATATTTCAAATGTGCCCGAGTTTAAATCTGCAAACATGCAAAGTACCTACTTTTCAGACCTGCACTTCCGGCTTGGTGCCGGGTACCTCTACTGCCACCAG GGGAACTGCAAGCACACGTTTGTGATTAGAGACATGAGGCTGATCCACCCGGAGGACACGCAGAACCAAGCGGAGTACCCTCTCATGACGTTCCAAATGCAGAGGCGTTTCCAGAAGTGTTCAGTGTGCCAGATCTACCTCGCCACGAAGATGACGGTGGACGATAAATGGGCTCCCAATAATCCCTGCTATTTCTGCAAGCAGTGCTACTACCTCCTCCACTACAAGGAGGACGACTCGCTGTTATACCATCATACCGTGTATGATTACTTCCAAGAGTAG
- the LOC123063017 gene encoding snRNA-activating protein complex subunit isoform X3 produces the protein MAAAGEEAECSAAAEERPREPFARGGPVFIPYMVGPVCTVPEFISSTLREVQSLRDELGDPGDEFDDELCVDDLRVLSEEELVERALREAMEEGWDCGAPSQSADQSSGAPSQPLDQRLDGGMSASSTPGNETVPSSASAETQSSVSAPGDMAIGLHEPQGSNGKTRGGKRKTRERNGNNGALTSDSTAERETSGSPVELAIVPHESEGSKGKPRGRKGKDVTSSTPSIESETPVLPSEDMSVVPHDPEGTDGQTERKKCKKRGRHFDREVRAHILQGSYLSKAEKMSEIMVKQEDDKRAARLHSFSGDSVMSKGSKASAEKIDLAKSLKYNSAHSAPWKNKASKSDEHMPIVYPEAILCVEIYECRHGSVKNQEFLVLGSQLLTDLKDNIYCSTNKLMELNKLHNHSGYFLIEDTFYNDTRHYSAVDYSKPILDWLDNSSDEVAEKWDAISSGVLKKRQKDLLKGLHISNVPEFKSANMQSTYFSDLHFRLGAGYLYCHQGNCKHTFVIRDMRLIHPEDTQNQAEYPLMTFQMQRRFQKCSVCQIYLATKMTVDDKWAPNNPCYFCKQCYYLLHYKEDDSLLYHHTVYDYFQE, from the exons atggcggcggctggggaggaggcggagtgctccgccgccgccgaagaGCGGCCGCGCGAGCCCTTCGCCCGCGGCGGCCCGGTGTTCATCCCCTACATGGTGGGCCCTGTCTGCACCGTCCCCGAGTTCATCTCCTCCACGCTCCGCGAGGTTCAG TCCCTGCGTGACGAATTGGGCGACCCCGGGGACGAGTTCGATGACGAGCTATG CGTTGATGACCTGAGGGTGCTCTCTGAGGAGGAGCTTGTGGAGCGCGCTCTCCGGGAGGCTATGGAG GAGGGCTGGGACTGTGGCGCTCCATCACAATCAGCAGATCAGAGTTCTGGCGCTCCATCACAGCCATTGGATCAAAGGTTAGATGGGGG AATGTCAGCGAGTTCCACCCCTGGAAATGAGACTGTCCCCTCAAGCGCATCAGCTGAAACACAAAGTTCAGTATCAGCTCCCGGTGATATGGCAATTGGACTGCATGAACCACAAGGCAGCAATGGGAAAACAAGAGGTGGAAAGAGGAAAACCAGAGAGAGGAATGGAAACAATGGTGCCCTCACCTCAGATTCAACAGCTGAAAGAGAGACATCTGGATCACCCGTTGAGTTGGCGATTGTACCACATGAATCAGAAGGGAGCAAGGGGAAACCCAGAGGCAGAAAGGGTAAAGATGTAACCTCTTCAACTCCATCAATTGAAAGTGAAACACCTGTATTGCCTAGTGAGGATATGTCAGTTGTTCCTCATGATCCAGAAGGTACAGATGGTCAAACAGAACGTAAAAAGTGTAAAAAGAGAGGCAGGCATTTTGATCGGGAAGTTCGAGCGCATATTTTACAG GGGAGTTATCTTAGTAAAGCAGAGAAGATGTCAGAGATCATGGTAAAGCAAGAAGATGACAAACGTGCAGCAAGGCTGCACTCATTCAG TGGTGATTCTGTGATGTCCAAAGGCTCTAAGGCATCGGCGGAGAAAATTGACTTGGCAAAATCTCTTAAATACAACAGTGCCCACAGTGCCCCCTGGAAG AACAAAGCTTCGAAATCTGACGAACACATGCCTATAGTTTATCCAGAAGCAATTCTTTGTGTCGAAATTTATGAGTGCAGGCATGGCTCTGTGAAA AATCAGGAATTTCTTGTGTTGGGGAGCCAGCTCCTCACAGATCTGAAGGACAATATTTACTGTTCGACTAATAAGTTGATGGAGTTGAACAAGCTACACAATCATTCTGGCTATTTTCTTATTGAG GACACGTTCTACAATGACACTAGACATTATTCTGCCGTTGATTACAGTAAGCCTATACTTGACTGGCTTGACAATTCCAGTGATGAGGTGGCGGAGAAGTGGGACGCCATTAGTTCTGGCGTGTTGAAGAAACGACAAAAGGACTTATTGAAGGGCTTGCATATTTCAAATGTGCCCGAGTTTAAATCTGCAAACATGCAAAGTACCTACTTTTCAGACCTGCACTTCCGGCTTGGTGCCGGGTACCTCTACTGCCACCAG GGGAACTGCAAGCACACGTTTGTGATTAGAGACATGAGGCTGATCCACCCGGAGGACACGCAGAACCAAGCGGAGTACCCTCTCATGACGTTCCAAATGCAGAGGCGTTTCCAGAAGTGTTCAGTGTGCCAGATCTACCTCGCCACGAAGATGACGGTGGACGATAAATGGGCTCCCAATAATCCCTGCTATTTCTGCAAGCAGTGCTACTACCTCCTCCACTACAAGGAGGACGACTCGCTGTTATACCATCATACCGTGTATGATTACTTCCAAGAGTAG